The Coffea arabica cultivar ET-39 chromosome 4e, Coffea Arabica ET-39 HiFi, whole genome shotgun sequence genome includes a window with the following:
- the LOC113742838 gene encoding adenine phosphoribosyltransferase 5 isoform X3, with protein MFAEENGLRGDPRLQGISDAIRVIPHFPKPGIMFQDITTLLLDHKAFKDTIDIFVERYREMDISVVAGVEARGFMFGPSIALAIGAKFLPLRKPGKLPVWECRKKEGGL; from the exons ATGTTTGCAGAAGAGAATGGTTTGAGGGGTGACCCAAGGTTGCAGGGCATATCCGAtgccattagagtaatccctcattttcctaagccag GTATAATGTTTCAGGACATAACCACGCTGTTATTGGATCACAAGGCCTTCAAGGACACCATTGATATCTTTGTTGAGCGTTACAGAGAAATGGACATTTCTGTCGTTGCTG GAGTTGAAGCCAGAGGATTCATGTTTGGTCCTTCAATTGCATTGGCAATTGGTGCAAAATTTCTGCCCCTACGCAAACCAGGAAAGTTGCCAG TCTGGGAATGTAGAAAGAAGGAAGGGGGGCTTTAG
- the LOC113742570 gene encoding protein KINASE OF THE OUTER CHLOROPLAST MEMBRANE 1 has protein sequence MAKQVKAVSSADSFDYELCEGDPDHLTTIATTPVRPSPYIDPASLKLKHRIGHGFFGDVWLATHHRSADDYDEYHEVAVKMLHPIQEDHIRSFLSKFDDLWIRLVSHQQDGVCWLHGVSVISGKICMVMKSYEGSVGDVLTRLKGGKLPLSDMLRSGIGLIKGIQELHLLGILVLNLKPTNFLLNEQKKIVLGDIGIPYLLLGIPLADSDLAFRLGTPNYMAPEQWEPEIRGPITYETDSWGLGCSIVEMLTGVPVWFGRSNNEIYRSVVINQEKPQLPSGLPPELENILYGCFEYDPRNRPLVQDILKVFERSLNVATIEGEWSGPQSTLLLDKSTCKSYASWSLSKDHLQVGDIVRSRKAVNSCSTQTMAVTEGTVVGLEKDTDQDGYVLVRIPSLPNPLRLNVSTLERVTSGFAAGDWVRLIKENEERSSVGILHFIQRDGNVAVGFLGLQTLWKGHPSDLQMAEPYFVGQFVRLKPSIVNPHFEWPRKGGGMWATGRISQILPNGCLIVKFPAILVIGGECKSFLADPAEVELVSFDTCPGVVEKYQHAEDFHWAVRPLAIAVGLYTTVKVGVFVGRNVGAKFKSKGHTNQSHNEGRGQVGHGGGSSARRHSAAKILF, from the exons ATGGCAAAACAGGTTAAAGCAGTATCATCTGCAGATTCTTTTGATTATGAACTTTGTGAAGGAGATCCTGACCATCTTACAACTATTGCCACCACTCCAGTGCGCCCTAGTCCTTATATTGATCCTGCTTCATTGAAGCTTAAGCATAGGATTGGGCATGGATTCTTTGGAGATGTTTGGTTGGCTACTCACCATCGCTCTGCTGATGATTATGATGAATATCATGAAGTAGCTGTAAAAATGTTGCATCCCATACAGGAGGATCACATAAGAAGTTTTCTGAGCAAGTTTGACGATTTGTGGATCAGGTTGGTTTCTCATCAGCAAGATGGTGTTTGTTGGTTGCATGGCGTCTCAGTTATATCTGGAAAG ATCTGCATGGTTATGAAATCTTATGAGGGATCAGTGGGTGACGTACTGACTCGGCTGAAAGGGGGAAAGCTTCCATTGTCTGACATGTTAAG GTCTGGAATCGGGTTGATAAAAGGAATTCaagagttgcatttacttgggATCTTGGTGCTGAACCTTAAGCCAACTAATTTCCTCCTGAAtgagcaaaaaaaaattgttcttGGAGATATTGGGATCCCTTACCTACTTCTTGGAATTCCACTAGCTGATTCAGATTTGGCTTTTAGGCTTGGAACCCCAAATTATATGGCTCCTGAGCAATGGGAGCCAGAAATAAGGGGCCCCATAACCTATGAGACTGATTCTTGGGGACTTGGGTGCAGCATTGTGGAGATGTTGACTGGTGTTCCAGTTTGGTTTGGAAGATCAAATAATGAAATTTATCGCTCGGTTGTAATCAATCAAGAAAAACCACAGCTTCCAAGCGGGCTTCCTCCTGAACTCGAGAATATTCTTTATGGGTGCTTTGAGTATGATCCACGCAATCGACCTCTTGTGCAAGATATACTTAAAGTGTTTGAAAG ATCTCTGAATGTTGCTACTATTGAAGGGGAATGGAGCGGTCCTCAGAGCACACTCCTCTTGGACAAGTCAACTTGCAAGAGCTATGCCTCATGGTCTCTCTCAAAAGATCACCTTCAAGTTGGTGACATAGTGCGTTCACGGAAGGCAGTAAATTCTTGCAGTACTCAGACAATGGCTGTAACGGAAGGAACTGTAGTTGGCTTGGAGAAGGACACTGATCAAGATGGATATGTTCTTGTGCGAATCCCTAGTTTGCCAAACCCTCTTAGGTTGAACGTTTCAACTCTTGAGAGGGTTACATCTGGATTTGCTGCTGGGGATTGGGTCCGCTTGATTAAGGAAAACGAAGAACGCTCATCTGTGGGTATTCTACACTTTATACAACGTGATGGAAATGTTGCTGTTGGTTTCTTAGGGCTACAAACTCTGTGGAAAGGACATCCTTCTGATCTCCAAATGGCAGAGCCGTATTTTGTGGGGCAGTTTGTGCGGTTGAAGCCAAGTATTGTGAATCCCCACTTTGAGTGGCCTCGTAAAGGCGGGGGTATGTGGGCAACTGGAAGAATTTCTCAAATACTTCCAAATGGGTGCCTCATTGTGAAATTCCCAGCAATACTTGTGATTGGGGGAGAATGTAAAAGTTTCCTGGCAGATCCAGCTGAAGTGGAGCTTGTCTCTTTCGATACATGTCCTGGAGTAGTGGAGAAGTACCAGCATGCTGAGGATTTTCACTGGGCCGTGCGGCCTTTAGCAATTGCAGTTGGCTTGTATACAACAGTAAAGGTTGGAGTCTTTGTTGGTAGGAACGTAGGTGCAAAATTCAAGAGCAAAGGCCATACGAATCAGTCACACAATGAAGGCCGTGGTCAAGTTGGCCATGGAGGTGGCAGTTCGGCACGCAGGCATTCAGCTGCAAAAATCCTCTTTTAG
- the LOC113742572 gene encoding uncharacterized protein yields the protein MKRSSSQPLLKYFQESDREEKAKSAGKTCRDLYKDKEDIFGAIACKIAHLSINLREPIKRYEEISWGKHGIWTHEQKARAAKLEKQLKARWALEKLIEDQLNCFQTDYNKATVPTRLKDVAQLLMPKGAPPLELAAFTWLGDWRPSSILELLGSLSPFLSESNGVKQVLPQLVNEIRIEENVIDEEMAEIEATCVLHLPFGPMKYSSKITPLESIQTEFEKIYKVLSRAKMLRFKALELVIKKVLSQTDAAEFLVAFSAIQDSIHQFATYSRSPKAKSKSFQGRKYSTIH from the exons ATGAAGAGGTCTTCGTCTCAACCCCTGCT GAAATACTTTCAAGAAAGTGATCGTGAAGAAAAAGCCAAAAGCGCGGGAAAGACATGCAGAGATTTGTATAAAGACAAAGAAGATATCTTTGGCGCCATTGCCTGCAAAATTGCTCACCTGAGCATCAATTTAAGAGAGCCCATCAAGCGAT ATGAAGAAATTTCTTGGGGAAAACATGGAATTTGGACCCATGAACAGAAGGCAAGGGCAGCAAAGCTTGAGAAACAGCTGAAAGCGAGATGGGCTCTTGAGAAGCTCATTGAAGACCAGCTGAACTGTTTCCAGACCGACTACAACAAGGCTACGGTTCCAACTAGGCTCAAAGATGTTGCCCAACTCCTCATGCCCAAAGGAGCTCCACCCCTTGAATTAGCAGCATTTACTTGGCTTGGTGATTGGCGACCCTCCTCCATTTTGGAACTTCTGGGGTCACTTTCCCCTTTTCTATCAGAGTCCAATGGTGTAAAACAGGTGTTGCCCCAGTTGGTAAATGAGATTCGGATTGAAGAGAATGTGATTGACGAAGAAATGGCTGAAATTGAAGCCACCTGTGTGCTGCATCTCCCATTTGGGCCAATGAAATACAGTAGCAAAATTACTCCCCTGGAGTCTATCCAGACcgaatttgagaaaatttacAAGGTCCTCAGCAGAGCTAAAATGCTCAG GTTCAAGGCATTGGAGTTGGTGATAAAGAAAGTGCTAAGCCAAACTGATGCTGCAGAGTTCTTAGTTGCATTTTCTGCTATTCAAGATTCCATCCACCAATTTGCTACTTACTCCAGATCGCCAAAGGCAAAAAGTAAATCCTTTCAAGGAAGGAAATACAGCACTATCCATTAA
- the LOC113742838 gene encoding adenine phosphoribosyltransferase 5 isoform X1 produces MFAEENGLRGDPRLQGISDAIRVIPHFPKPGIMFQDITTLLLDHKAFKDTIDIFVERYREMDISVVAGVEARGFMFGPSIALAIGAKFLPLRKPGKLPGSVISEAYELEYGSDCLEMHVGAVQPGERVLVIDDLVATGGTLSAAIRLLDRVGAEVVECCCVIGVPEFKGRCSLNGKPLYILVEPRQ; encoded by the exons ATGTTTGCAGAAGAGAATGGTTTGAGGGGTGACCCAAGGTTGCAGGGCATATCCGAtgccattagagtaatccctcattttcctaagccag GTATAATGTTTCAGGACATAACCACGCTGTTATTGGATCACAAGGCCTTCAAGGACACCATTGATATCTTTGTTGAGCGTTACAGAGAAATGGACATTTCTGTCGTTGCTG GAGTTGAAGCCAGAGGATTCATGTTTGGTCCTTCAATTGCATTGGCAATTGGTGCAAAATTTCTGCCCCTACGCAAACCAGGAAAGTTGCCAG GGAGTGTTATCTCTGAAGCTTACGAGCTCGAATATGGCAGTGATTGTTTAGAGATGCATGTTGGAGCAGTACAACCTGGAGAACGAGTTTTGGTAATCGATGATCTAGTGGCAACCGGTGGCACCCTGTCTGCAGCCATAAGGCTTTTAG ATCGAGTTGGGGCTGAGGTGGTTGAATGTTGCTGTGTTATCGGGGTGCCAGAGTTTAAG